From a region of the Rhipicephalus microplus isolate Deutch F79 chromosome X, USDA_Rmic, whole genome shotgun sequence genome:
- the LOC119177372 gene encoding uncharacterized protein LOC119177372 isoform X2, producing the protein MGDRCQRLQLMPLTDGPQPRRRFFHGRYPHPPPRFEGLMVAANVQQWLGLPSTFPWTAGPTLPTEPSPYYFVQRPYCVVTRFPSLPPLMVPVFSSEHGTPWPQDRSPGASPDVTTNGTPPRLAERQLVKSRGSQAPVEKGTEVVGSQATRVRTPKSATPLGSKTSRSSPSKEEEEYIELVLSRLLRTVADLGLGVPAKKEEPRCSTSRLVYSAAMLRSLNVSNRVPTPASKSEPRNKNPE; encoded by the coding sequence ATGGGTGACCGCTGTCAAAGATTGCAGCTCATGCCGCTCACGGATGGCCCTCAACCGCGGAGGCGCTTTTTTCATGGCAGATACCCGCACCCGCCGCCACGATTTGAAGGACTGATGGTCGCCGCTAACGTGCAGCAGTGGTTGGGCCTTCCCTCAACGTTTCCTTGGACAGCGGGGCCCACACTGCCCACGGAACCGTCGCCGTACTACTTCGTCCAGCGGCCCTACTGTGTAGTCACGCGGTTTCCATCATTGCCACCGTTGATGGTTCCTGTGTTTTCTTCCGAACACGGCACACCATGGCCACAAGATCGGAGCCCTGGTGCTAGCCCGGATGTCACCACGAACGGCACCCCGCCACGTCTGGCAGAGAGGCAGCTTGTCAAGAGCCGCGGGTCGCAGGCACCTGTCGAAAAAGGCACCGAGGTGGTGGGATCCCAGGCTACCAGGGTGCGGACTCCCAAAAGCGCCACCCCTTTAGGAAGCAAGACATCGCGAAGCAGCCCGTCGAAAGAAGAAGAGGAATACATCGAGCTGGTGCTCTCCCGACTGCTGCGCACTGTGGCTGACCTCGGGCTCGGCGTGCCCGCAAAGAAAGAAGAGCCAAGGTGCTCCACAAGTAGGTTAGTCTACAGCGCCGCGATGCTGAGAAGCCTCAACGTGTCCAACCGGGTTCCAACGCCTGCCTCGAAATCGGAGCCCCGAAACAAAAACCCGGAGTAG